In Planctomycetia bacterium, one DNA window encodes the following:
- the priA gene encoding primosomal protein N': MSSRKRDRFTGSLMEKPSLEHGPVATIALLRPVDKPYSYRVPAELAAAVKPGARVRVPFGRSGVPADAICIAVSEGAWETSLRPILSVDESCDPIPERLLELGQWVSRYYAAPLGRTLDLLVPRAARRKAGFRKVRYVQWVDTAAHEEAHPDKADQRGDCTSKRTSGEESQQSTIANDQSKPGCVGPVNDERATHAKKRRPSGFAEKTARIVSVLANAGGRMEIAALCTAAACSAATVQTLARRGRVTIEVEREPLEASAPVVERHEPDFSLNADQQAAVDAIESAIGRGGFSVQVLFGVTGSGKTEVYVTAIRRVIASGRQAIFLVPEIALTTQTIVRLAARFDRVATLHSGLSDVERSRAWSAIARGEVDVVIGTRSAVFAPCPSLGLIVVDEEAEPSYKSQASPRYHARDVAVRRASLEGIVCVLGSATPSLETWQNLKTRPHYKLLRLPRRVGDLPMPQVHLVDMHEEHHARGGVHLLSREMEARLAATLNQGQQAVILLNRRGYASYLHCPKCRYVATCPRCSVRMVFHQTTGQVHCHYCLNRVNPPVQCPMSNCDGRMVRFGLGTQRVEEELARKFPATRVRRMDSDVMQRAADYAEVLSAFERREFDVLVGTQMIAKGLDFPFVSFVGVVSADTALAQNDFRAEERTFQLVLQVAGRSGRGFAGGHVVVQTFAKDNESVQHAVRGDYEAFAERELASRRRNHLPPATRMVRIVLADRQASKLSKESIAMADRLRAILAKRNLGGTVQPAREASIARLRDQYRYEIVMIFSGGDAVLAAMDAFRAEGALRSAIQSVVVDVDPVSLQ; encoded by the coding sequence ATGTCATCTCGAAAGCGAGATCGATTCACCGGCTCCCTGATGGAAAAGCCGTCGCTCGAACACGGGCCGGTCGCGACGATCGCGCTGCTGCGCCCGGTGGACAAGCCTTATTCGTATCGCGTGCCGGCGGAACTGGCGGCGGCGGTGAAGCCTGGCGCACGCGTGCGCGTTCCGTTCGGGCGAAGCGGCGTGCCGGCGGACGCGATCTGCATCGCGGTGTCCGAAGGAGCGTGGGAAACGTCGTTGCGACCGATTCTTTCGGTGGATGAATCGTGCGATCCGATCCCGGAGCGGTTGCTCGAACTCGGCCAATGGGTGTCACGGTACTACGCGGCGCCACTGGGGCGCACACTGGATCTGCTGGTGCCCCGAGCCGCGCGGCGCAAGGCGGGCTTTCGGAAGGTGCGCTACGTTCAATGGGTGGATACCGCAGCGCACGAGGAAGCGCACCCCGACAAAGCAGATCAACGAGGCGATTGCACGAGCAAACGTACTTCGGGCGAAGAATCGCAACAGAGTACGATAGCGAACGATCAATCAAAGCCGGGGTGCGTCGGCCCGGTGAACGATGAACGCGCGACGCATGCGAAAAAGCGCCGTCCGTCCGGCTTTGCGGAGAAGACGGCGCGCATCGTATCCGTGCTGGCAAACGCGGGGGGGCGCATGGAGATCGCGGCCCTGTGCACGGCGGCGGCATGCAGCGCTGCGACGGTGCAAACACTGGCGCGGCGCGGGCGCGTGACGATCGAGGTCGAACGTGAGCCGCTGGAAGCATCCGCGCCGGTGGTGGAGCGACACGAGCCGGACTTTTCGCTGAACGCGGATCAGCAGGCGGCCGTGGATGCCATCGAATCGGCCATCGGAAGAGGCGGATTCAGCGTGCAGGTGCTGTTCGGCGTGACCGGCAGCGGTAAGACAGAAGTCTATGTCACGGCGATCCGGCGCGTCATTGCCTCTGGGCGGCAGGCGATTTTTCTTGTGCCGGAGATCGCGCTGACGACGCAGACGATCGTGCGGCTGGCGGCGCGGTTCGACCGCGTGGCGACGCTGCACAGCGGCTTGAGCGACGTGGAGCGGTCGCGCGCGTGGAGTGCGATCGCGCGCGGCGAAGTGGACGTGGTCATCGGCACGCGCAGCGCGGTGTTCGCACCCTGTCCGAGCCTGGGGCTGATCGTCGTCGATGAGGAGGCCGAGCCGAGCTACAAGAGCCAGGCCAGCCCGCGGTATCACGCGCGGGATGTCGCGGTGCGGCGCGCGTCGCTGGAAGGGATCGTCTGCGTGCTGGGGTCGGCGACGCCGTCGCTGGAGACGTGGCAGAATCTCAAGACGCGCCCGCACTACAAACTCCTGCGCCTGCCGCGCCGCGTCGGCGATCTGCCGATGCCGCAGGTGCATCTGGTCGATATGCACGAGGAGCATCACGCGCGCGGCGGGGTGCATCTGCTCTCGCGCGAGATGGAGGCCCGGCTGGCGGCGACGCTGAACCAGGGGCAACAGGCGGTGATCCTGCTGAACCGCCGGGGTTATGCGAGTTACCTGCACTGCCCCAAGTGCCGCTACGTCGCGACGTGCCCGCGGTGCAGCGTGCGAATGGTGTTTCACCAGACGACGGGGCAGGTGCATTGCCATTATTGTCTCAATCGTGTGAATCCGCCGGTGCAGTGCCCGATGTCCAATTGCGACGGGAGAATGGTGCGGTTCGGCCTGGGGACGCAGCGTGTTGAAGAGGAGCTGGCGCGGAAGTTTCCGGCGACCCGCGTCCGGCGCATGGACTCGGACGTGATGCAGCGCGCGGCGGACTACGCCGAGGTGCTGTCAGCCTTCGAGCGGCGCGAGTTCGACGTGCTCGTCGGCACGCAGATGATCGCCAAGGGGCTGGATTTCCCGTTCGTGTCGTTTGTCGGCGTCGTCAGCGCCGATACGGCGCTGGCACAGAATGACTTTCGCGCCGAGGAACGCACGTTTCAACTTGTGTTGCAGGTCGCAGGCCGCAGCGGGCGGGGCTTTGCCGGCGGGCACGTCGTGGTGCAGACGTTCGCCAAGGACAACGAGTCCGTGCAGCACGCCGTTCGCGGCGACTACGAAGCATTCGCCGAGCGGGAACTGGCGAGCCGTCGGCGCAATCATCTGCCGCCGGCGACGCGGATGGTGCGGATCGTCCTGGCCGACCGGCAGGCGTCGAAACTGTCGAAGGAATCGATCGCGATGGCGGATCGGCTGCGGGCCATTCTGGCGAAGCGAAATCTCGGGGGGACGGTGCAGCCGGCGCGCGAGGCGTCGATCGCCCGGCTGCGCGATCAGTATCGCTACGAGATCGTGATGATATTTTCGGGCGGCGATGCGGTGCTGGCGGCGATGGATGCCTTTCGGGCGGAGGGGGCGCTGCGCAGTGCGATCCAGAGCGTCGTCGTGGACGTAGACCCCGTGTCGTTGCAATAG
- a CDS encoding ABC transporter ATP-binding protein, translating into MVEVHELTKDFPTTEGGLKRVVDGVSFIVRPGEIYGLLGPNGAGKTTTLRMISGLLTPTDGWASLNGHNVRHDREAAKRALGYLTASTGLYQRLTPREFLRYFGELLGMTPAAIDRRIAALFDWLDMHSFADLRCGGLSTGQKQRTNIARALLGDPPVLILDEPTLGLDVLTNRIVLDFVRAEATAGKAIILSTHYLDEAETLCHRFGLLHEGRIVGEGDLAALRQRAGRQRLSEIFLHLCGHSEHVLAMSGATATRLRGGK; encoded by the coding sequence ATGGTCGAAGTGCATGAACTGACCAAGGACTTCCCCACGACCGAGGGCGGGTTGAAGCGCGTCGTCGACGGGGTCTCCTTCATCGTCCGGCCGGGGGAAATCTACGGCCTGCTCGGGCCGAACGGGGCTGGCAAGACCACCACGCTTCGCATGATCAGCGGCCTGCTCACGCCGACCGACGGCTGGGCCTCGCTGAACGGCCACAACGTGCGCCACGATCGCGAAGCCGCGAAGCGCGCGCTGGGCTATCTCACCGCCAGCACGGGCTTGTACCAGCGTTTGACGCCGCGCGAGTTTCTGCGCTACTTCGGCGAGTTGCTCGGTATGACTCCCGCCGCCATCGACCGCCGCATCGCCGCCCTGTTCGACTGGCTCGACATGCACAGCTTCGCCGATCTGCGCTGCGGCGGACTCTCCACCGGCCAGAAGCAACGCACCAACATCGCCCGCGCTCTGCTGGGCGATCCGCCCGTGCTCATCCTGGACGAGCCGACGCTTGGGTTGGACGTGCTCACCAATCGCATCGTGCTCGACTTCGTCCGCGCCGAGGCGACCGCCGGCAAGGCGATCATTCTCTCCACGCATTACCTCGACGAGGCGGAGACGCTCTGCCATCGCTTCGGCCTGCTGCACGAGGGGCGGATCGTCGGCGAGGGCGATCTTGCGGCGCTGCGGCAGCGCGCCGGTCGCCAGCGGCTGTCGGAGATCTTTCTGCACCTCTGCGGCCATTCCGAGCACGTGCTGGCGATGAGCGGCGCGACGGCAACTCGTCTGCGCGGGGGAAAGTGA